One Salvelinus fontinalis isolate EN_2023a unplaced genomic scaffold, ASM2944872v1 scaffold_0041, whole genome shotgun sequence genomic region harbors:
- the LOC129842449 gene encoding endothelial zinc finger protein induced by tumor necrosis factor alpha-like: MPHSSSLKLNPVPAEEEKICWMEKEALVKEEEEKAVTIQKQVEDEAVTVKEDDEVSVKEEETDDERERRDYHGSSGGPQQPHDAEEAEKSLSRSKHLKKHQQRPTGKKSHFCSDCGKGCKSSSELKIHQRTHTGEKPYSCGQCGKSFTQLNNLIVHQRTHTGEKPYSCDQCGKSYTISSSLTIHQRTHTGEKPYSCDQCDKRYADKRSLIKHQKMHTRRSCFMISMK, from the exons ATGCCTCATAGTTCCAGTCTCAAACTTAACCCCGTTCCTGCTGAAGAAGAGAAGATCTGCTggatggagaaagaagctctagtgaaagaggaggaagagaaggctgttacaatacaaaaacaagtagaggatgaggctgttaccgtgaaagaGGATGACgaagtttcagtgaaagaagaggagactGATGATGaac gagagagacgtgactatcATGGATCCTCTGGggggcctcaacaacctcatgatgctgaagaggcagagaagagtctctccagatcaaaacacctcaagaaacaccagcagagacccacagggaagaaatctcacttctgctctgactgtgggaaaggttgcaaatcttcatcagaacttaaaatacaccagagaacacacacaggagagaaaccgtatagctgtggtcaatgtgggaagagttttactcagctaaaCAACCTGATAGTACACCAGcgtacacacactggagagaaaccttatagctgtgatcaatgtgggaagagttataCTATATCTAGctctctgactatacaccagagaacacacacaggagagaaaccttatagctgtgatcaatgtgacaagagatacgctgataaaagatctctgatcaaacatcagaaaatgcaTACAAGAagaagttgtttcatgatatcaatgaaataa
- the LOC129842436 gene encoding zinc finger protein ZFP2-like isoform X2 — MRSLSYSLVNEEEDCWTEKEALVKEEEDITVKQEVEVEAVTVKKEEKYVSVKEEEDAFKEEEDFTVKEEEEDAAFGVKEEEGEMTVTSKKEEEETEYLGSVSQTHLKASNGSNDERAVINTRERRDYHGSSGEPQQPHDADKAEKSFSTSEHLKKHPQRSTGKKSHCCSDCGKRFTSSSGIKIHQRTHTGEKPYSCDQCGKSFVTSGHLKIHQRTHTGEKSYSCDQCGKSFGRYGHLTSHQRIHTGEKPYICAQCGKSFDTSSHLIVHQRIHTGEKPYSCGQCGKSFTTSGSLTLHQRTHTGEKPYSCDQCGKSFGQSGTLTLHQRTHTGEKSYSCGQCGKSFTTSGHLTLHQRTHTGEKPYSCGQCGKSFVTSGQLTSHQIIHTGEKSYSCGQCGKSFGRSGQLTSHQIIHTGEKSYSCGQCGKSFGRSGQLTSHQRTHTGDKSYSCTQCGKSFDISSHLIVHQRIHTGEKPYSCGQCGKSFGQSSTLTSHQRIHTGEKPYSCGQCAKSFTTSSNLTVHQRIHTGEKPHSCGQCGKSFGQSGQLTSHQIIHTGEKSYSCGQCGKSFGRSDQLTSHQRIHTGEKSYTCGQCGKSFTSSSNLTVHQRLHTGEKSYTCGQCGKSFTTFSNLTVHQRTHTGDKPYSCNHCEKRFPTYSQLTSHQRTHTGEKPHSCDQCGKRYTDKRSLIKHQKIHEGVVSCYQ, encoded by the exons ATGaggtcactaagctactctctTGTTAATGAAGAGGAggactgctggacggagaaagaagctctggtgaaagaggaggaggatatcacagtaaaacaagaagtagaggttgaggctgttactgtgaaaaaagaagagaaatacgtttcagtgaaagaagaggaagacgcgttcaaagaggaggaggattttacagtaaaagaagaggaggaggatgcagcttttggggtgaaagaggaggagggggagatgactgtcacatcgaaaaaggaggaggaggaaactgAATATCTGGGCTcggtttcccaaacgcatcttaaggcatccaatggttctaacgatgaacggGCCGTGATTAAcacta gagagagacgggactaccatgggtcctctggggagcctcaacaacctcatgatgctgacaaggcagagaagagtttctccacatcagaacacctcaagaaacacccgcagagatccacagggaagaaatctcactgctgctctgactgtgggaagagattcacctcctcATCAGgaattaaaattcatcagagaacacacacaggagagaaaccgtatagctgtgatcaatgtgggaagagttttgttacatctggccatctgaagatacatcagagaacacacacaggagagaaatcttatagctgtgatcaatgtggaaagagttttggcCGATATGGCCatctgacatcacaccagagaatacacacaggagagaaaccttatatctgtgctcaatgtgggaagagttttgatacatctagccatcttattgtacaccagagaatacacacaggagagaaaccttatagctgtggtcaatgtgggaagagttttactacatctggctctctgactttacaccagagaacacacacaggagagaaaccgtatagctgtgatcaatgtgggaagagttttggtcaatctggcactctgactctacaccagagaacacacacaggagaaaaatcttatagctgtggtcaatgtgggaagagttttactacatctggccatctgactttacaccagagaacacacacaggagagaaaccttatagctgtggtcaatgtgggaagagttttgttacatctggccagctgacatcacaccagataatacacacaggagagaaatcttatagctgtggtcaatgtggaaagagttttggtcgatctggccagctgacatcacaccagataatacacacaggagagaaatcttatagctgtggtcaatgtggaaagagttttggtcgatctggccagctgacatcacaccagagaacacacacaggagataaatcttatagctgtactcaatgtgggaagagttttgataTATCTAGCCATCTTattgtacaccagagaatacacacaggagagaaaccttatagctgtggtcaatgtgggaagagttttggtcaatctagcactctgacatcacaccagagaatacacactggagagaaaccttatagctgtggtcaatgtgcgaagagttttactacatctagcaatctgactgtacaccagagaatacacacaggagagaaacctcatagctgtggtcaatgtggaaagagttttggtcaatctggccagctgacatcacaccagataatacacacaggagagaaatcttatagctgtggtcaatgtggaaagagttttggtAGATCTGACCAGttgacatcacaccagagaatacacacaggagagaaatcgtatacctgtggtcaatgtgggaagagttttacttcatctagcaatctgactgtacaccagagattacatacaggagagaaatcttatacctgtggtcaatgtgggaagagttttactacatttagcaatctgactgtacaccagagaacacacacaggagataaaccttataGTTGTAATCACTGTGAGAAGAGGTTTCCTACATATagccagctgacttcacaccagagaacacacacgggagagaaacctcatagctgtgatcaatgtgggaagaggtacactgataaaagatctctgattaaacatcagaaaatacatgaaggagttgtttcatgttatcaatga
- the LOC129842451 gene encoding FK506-binding protein 5-like — MSSVSFSPLVKEEVCWTEKEALGQNIVVKEEKEEEDVTVKQEVEDEVVTVKEEEKDVSVKEEEDAFRVKEGGAVYAVKEEEEEITVTLEEEEEVGDLFNPSYISCVGEPLLHLNWLHRGHSMIRDMF; from the exons atgagctcAGTAAGCTTCTCCCCTCTTGTTaaagaagaggtctgctggacggagaaagaagctctggggcagaacattgtcgtgaaagaggagaaggaagaagaggatgtcacagtaaaacaagaagtagaggatgaggttgttacagtgaaagaagaagagaaagacgtttcagtgaaagaggaggaagacgcgttcagagtgaaagagggggGTGCAGTTTATgctgtgaaagaggaggaggaggagattactgtcacattggaggaagaagaggaggttggagatctgtttaacccca gttatatcagctgtgtcggtgaacccctcctgcatctgaactggctacatagagggcacagcatgatcagag atatgttttga